One genomic region from Nocardia vinacea encodes:
- a CDS encoding kinase yields the protein MTALLAERAAEVVSAAQQLLTKRMGAPVKLSDPMELSGSGRTTVLRVRVSENAFSLPRTLIVKQVRGSAADRTTGGLAPGVASIDSAFLREAVSYQFTTALSREQRPGAYVIAHSLPDRLLVLSDLGENARMTQVLQSGAEPATRNALMAFAQALGRMHAATVGREADFVALLRRVDVVHRVDGIAQQAEAAISEVPGMLQRELGIEVPGEIAERIVRGNRLFSAGRFRAFSPSDLCPDNVILNEEGARFLDYEWGGYRDATLDIAYALVSFPGCLCDFELSRERAQQMVEAWRAEVVGVWPALADDAVLAERILEARLIWVWLTTYWFLPADHTRIAAAREHGLSVPRSEALINRWAALAEDARCTGDDAVGDFAEDVSAMLEERWSE from the coding sequence ATGACCGCACTATTGGCCGAACGCGCCGCCGAAGTCGTGTCCGCAGCACAGCAGTTGCTCACAAAGCGAATGGGTGCTCCGGTAAAGCTGAGCGATCCGATGGAACTCAGCGGTAGTGGTAGGACCACGGTCCTACGCGTGCGTGTTTCAGAGAACGCCTTCTCCCTGCCCCGGACGCTTATCGTCAAGCAGGTTCGCGGATCCGCGGCGGACCGCACGACGGGTGGTCTAGCGCCCGGCGTCGCCAGCATCGACTCCGCGTTTCTACGCGAGGCCGTGTCGTATCAGTTCACTACCGCGCTCAGCCGCGAACAGCGGCCCGGCGCATACGTGATCGCGCACAGCCTCCCGGACCGGCTGCTCGTCCTGAGTGATCTCGGGGAGAACGCCCGGATGACACAGGTGTTGCAATCCGGTGCGGAACCGGCGACGCGCAACGCGCTCATGGCTTTCGCGCAGGCGCTGGGTCGGATGCATGCGGCAACCGTCGGGCGCGAAGCGGATTTCGTCGCGCTGCTGCGCAGGGTGGACGTGGTACACCGGGTCGACGGCATCGCGCAACAGGCCGAGGCCGCCATCTCCGAGGTGCCCGGCATGCTGCAGCGCGAACTCGGCATCGAGGTTCCCGGTGAGATCGCCGAGCGGATCGTTCGAGGCAATCGCCTGTTCTCCGCGGGTCGCTTCCGCGCATTCAGCCCCTCTGACCTGTGCCCGGACAACGTCATCCTCAACGAAGAGGGCGCACGCTTCCTCGACTACGAATGGGGTGGCTACCGCGATGCCACCCTCGACATCGCCTACGCGCTGGTGTCCTTCCCCGGCTGCCTGTGCGACTTCGAACTGTCCCGCGAGCGCGCCCAGCAAATGGTGGAAGCGTGGCGGGCCGAGGTCGTCGGCGTCTGGCCCGCCCTGGCCGACGACGCGGTACTCGCCGAACGTATCCTGGAAGCCCGCCTCATCTGGGTCTGGCTCACCACCTACTGGTTCCTGCCCGCCGACCACACCCGCATCGCCGCCGCCCGCGAACACGGCCTCTCCGTTCCGCGCTCGGAAGCCCTGATCAATCGCTGGGCCGCCCTGGCGGAAGACGCGCGATGCACCGGCGACGACGCAGTCGGGGATTTCGCCGAGGATGTGTCGGCGATGCTCGAAGAGCGCTGGTCGGAATAG
- a CDS encoding RNA polymerase sigma factor codes for MPIDTDAAAAVDQAHRREWAFVLAATVRLVRDFDLAEECVQDAYARALTEWSAHGVPAKPGAWLTTVARRRGLDLLRRDSSMRRALPTLVTDQAGDTADLALAELDSASAIPDDRLRLISTCCHPALAREARVALTLRLVCGVTTAEVARAFLTSESTMAARITRAKKKIAVARIPYRVPSVRELPDRLDAICAVIHLLFTTGHTAPSGNALVRADLVERALQLARMMHALVPDDPSVTGLLALILLTDARRAARVDAEGRLCTLEHQDRSRWDRAAIAEGIALVKTALPHTDRYTLQAAIAAVHDEAPSWAETDWREITGLYVLLLRIWPAPVARLNHAVAVGLSGNPTRALALLDALAAEPSLATYGYLEASRAAFLTQLGRTTEAARAYESALLLTENTMERAHLESRLSDLTA; via the coding sequence GTGCCGATCGATACCGATGCGGCTGCCGCCGTCGACCAGGCGCACCGTCGCGAATGGGCCTTCGTGCTCGCCGCGACGGTGCGGCTGGTCCGCGATTTCGACCTCGCCGAGGAATGCGTCCAGGACGCCTACGCTCGGGCACTCACCGAGTGGTCCGCGCACGGCGTTCCCGCCAAGCCCGGCGCCTGGCTGACCACCGTTGCCCGCCGCCGCGGTCTCGACCTGCTGCGCCGCGATTCGAGCATGCGGCGCGCACTGCCCACGCTGGTCACCGACCAGGCCGGCGACACCGCCGATCTCGCACTCGCGGAACTGGATTCGGCATCCGCCATTCCCGACGACCGGTTGCGTCTGATCAGCACCTGCTGCCACCCGGCACTGGCCCGCGAGGCCCGGGTGGCGCTGACCCTGCGTCTGGTCTGCGGTGTCACCACCGCCGAGGTCGCTCGCGCCTTCCTCACCAGCGAATCGACCATGGCGGCCCGAATTACACGCGCCAAGAAGAAGATTGCGGTGGCGCGCATTCCGTATCGGGTGCCGTCGGTGCGTGAACTCCCGGACCGGCTCGATGCCATCTGCGCGGTCATCCATCTGCTGTTCACCACCGGCCACACCGCGCCGTCGGGTAACGCGCTTGTTCGTGCCGATCTGGTCGAACGGGCGCTCCAACTTGCACGAATGATGCATGCGCTCGTCCCGGACGACCCTTCCGTCACCGGCCTCCTGGCCCTGATCCTGCTCACTGACGCGCGGCGCGCCGCCCGCGTGGATGCCGAAGGGCGCCTGTGTACTCTCGAACACCAAGACCGCTCCCGCTGGGATCGCGCGGCCATCGCCGAGGGTATTGCCTTGGTGAAAACTGCCCTGCCACATACGGATCGGTACACCCTGCAGGCCGCCATCGCCGCCGTGCACGACGAGGCACCGTCCTGGGCGGAAACCGACTGGCGTGAGATCACCGGCCTGTACGTACTCCTGCTCCGAATCTGGCCGGCACCAGTGGCGCGCCTCAATCACGCGGTAGCAGTGGGCCTTTCCGGCAATCCGACACGAGCGCTCGCCCTACTCGACGCTCTCGCCGCCGAACCGTCCCTCGCCACCTACGGCTACCTCGAAGCCTCCCGCGCGGCCTTTCTTACCCAATTGGGCCGCACCACCGAAGCCGCCCGAGCCTATGAATCCGCGCTACTCCTAACCGAAAACACCATGGAACGAGCCCACCTCGAATCCCGCCTATCCGACCTCACGGCCTGA
- a CDS encoding YciI family protein, translating into MSQYLVLIYEDENAYATASEQVMGEVYQAHVTFQEIAGDAVQGGNALQPTATATSIRQKDDGDFTVTDAPFAEAKEALGGYYLIEAADLDAAIAVAKQVPARFGGVEVRPIMTFD; encoded by the coding sequence ATGAGCCAGTACCTGGTGCTGATTTACGAAGACGAAAACGCGTACGCGACCGCATCGGAGCAGGTCATGGGCGAGGTCTATCAGGCACACGTGACCTTCCAGGAGATCGCGGGCGACGCCGTGCAGGGCGGCAACGCCCTCCAGCCGACCGCCACCGCCACCTCCATCCGGCAGAAGGACGACGGCGATTTCACCGTGACCGACGCCCCGTTCGCCGAGGCCAAGGAAGCGCTCGGCGGCTACTACCTGATCGAGGCCGCGGATCTGGACGCCGCGATCGCAGTCGCCAAGCAGGTGCCTGCCCGATTCGGCGGCGTCGAGGTGCGCCCGATCATGACCTTCGACTAG